In Candidatus Cloacimonadota bacterium, the following proteins share a genomic window:
- a CDS encoding KH domain-containing protein — protein sequence MTSIEKTGTSIEAIIAAFRGEHRIKDWELNYKIVKKPSKGLFGLFGRKQAVVRFELPSLGERAGNLLSQLLGKMGIPFSRVTTKTEGKSIHLEIKDSQDTGLLIGKNGYMLETLQYFVNRVFENEHDIDRIYIDVDGYRERREAQFLKKFQPIMKKVREQGKPQTLEPMSSTDRRIIHRYVERERGLRTLTIGEGEQKRIVIFSARQKESEALSQAQDSKDKKPRSLRRERGGRPKLNTRPEHSLKREQNLKPEQNPKPGQRPRPNRRPRPKGKTSAKA from the coding sequence ATGACCTCAATCGAGAAAACCGGAACCAGCATCGAAGCAATCATCGCCGCCTTCCGCGGCGAACACCGGATCAAGGACTGGGAACTGAACTACAAGATTGTGAAAAAACCCTCCAAAGGCCTGTTTGGCCTGTTTGGCAGAAAGCAAGCCGTGGTGCGTTTCGAGCTGCCCAGCCTGGGCGAACGCGCCGGCAACCTGCTCAGCCAGTTGCTGGGCAAGATGGGCATCCCTTTCAGCCGCGTTACCACCAAAACCGAAGGCAAATCCATCCATCTGGAGATCAAAGACAGCCAGGACACAGGGCTGCTCATCGGCAAAAACGGCTATATGCTGGAAACCCTCCAATATTTTGTGAACCGCGTTTTCGAAAACGAACACGATATCGACCGCATCTACATTGACGTGGACGGCTACCGCGAACGCCGCGAAGCCCAGTTCCTGAAGAAATTCCAGCCCATCATGAAGAAGGTGCGCGAACAGGGCAAACCCCAAACCCTGGAACCCATGAGCTCAACCGACCGGAGGATAATCCACCGTTACGTGGAGCGCGAACGCGGCCTCCGCACCCTCACCATCGGCGAGGGCGAACAGAAACGCATCGTCATCTTTTCCGCCAGGCAAAAGGAGAGTGAGGCGCTCTCCCAGGCCCAGGACAGCAAGGACAAAAAGCCCCGCAGCCTCAGGCGCGAACGCGGCGGACGCCCCAAACTCAACACCAGGCCGGAGCACAGCTTGAAACGGGAACAGAACCTGAAGCCGGAGCAAAATCCCAAACCCGGGCAAAGGCCCCGCCCCAACCGCCGTCCCCGCCCCAAGGGCAAAACCTCCGCCAAGGCATGA
- a CDS encoding MBL fold metallo-hydrolase, which produces MKPDISLHKIDAGDYWTDGGAMLGVLPRAIWGKSVQTDERHRKNLALNLLLIKMADRVILVDTGLGNRLSEKQRDIYRPSAFLLPVSLAELGIRDADVTDVVLTHLHFDHAGGIITGFGDHDALTFPKARHWIQRQEWETAKNPDGLNRASYDFPRQLALLEERGRQQLIDGSEEIAPGVTLVKTGGHTCGSQIVEIDSAHGYFIYAGDIMPTLFHVSPAVTSAYDVCREDTFKAKQYISARLKEKNGTLLLNHDPRHWELPASTLK; this is translated from the coding sequence ATGAAACCGGATATCAGCCTGCACAAAATCGACGCGGGAGATTACTGGACCGACGGCGGCGCCATGCTGGGCGTTTTGCCCCGCGCCATCTGGGGAAAAAGCGTCCAGACCGACGAGCGGCACCGCAAAAACCTGGCTCTGAACCTGCTGCTGATCAAAATGGCGGACCGCGTTATCCTGGTGGATACAGGGCTTGGCAATCGGCTTTCGGAAAAGCAGCGCGACATCTACCGCCCCTCGGCCTTCCTGCTGCCGGTGTCCCTGGCTGAACTGGGAATCCGCGATGCCGACGTCACCGACGTGGTGCTCACCCATCTGCATTTTGACCACGCCGGAGGCATCATTACAGGCTTTGGCGACCACGACGCCCTCACCTTTCCCAAAGCCCGGCACTGGATCCAGCGCCAGGAATGGGAAACCGCCAAAAATCCCGACGGCCTCAACCGCGCGTCTTACGATTTTCCGCGGCAGCTGGCCCTGCTGGAAGAGCGGGGAAGGCAGCAACTCATCGATGGCAGCGAGGAAATCGCGCCAGGAGTGACCCTGGTGAAAACCGGCGGGCACACCTGCGGCAGCCAGATTGTCGAGATCGATTCCGCACATGGATACTTCATCTACGCCGGGGACATCATGCCCACCCTGTTCCACGTTTCGCCGGCCGTCACCTCCGCCTACGACGTTTGCCGCGAGGATACCTTCAAGGCCAAGCAGTATATTTCCGCCCGGCTCAAAGAAAAAAACGGCACCCTGCTGCTGAACCACGACCCACGGCACTGGGAATTGCCGGCCTCCACCCTGAAATAA
- a CDS encoding magnesium transporter CorA family protein, producing the protein MIQYFKVREQRFEPALAHSEAFWIHLESPTADEIKALIEEFDLPEDFITDLQDADETSRMEYEDNAVLVIMRVPLYYRHRSASLAFTTAPLGVIAVQDKLITVSFFDNEVLNVFLDCKHKPFRITQQSFLLQIALRISLYFLRFLKEINRRTNKIESELSQSLRNQELFRLLRLEKSLVYFSTSLKSNEIILERLQRSRWLNQDPESEDLVEDVIIDNTQAIEMANIHSSILSGMMDAFASIISNNLNVVMKFLTSVTIILSVPTLIASLYGMNVRLPLEGNPHAFWAVIGISVLASLVLVLIFIRKKYF; encoded by the coding sequence ATGATCCAGTATTTCAAGGTCAGAGAGCAGCGTTTCGAGCCGGCTCTGGCGCACAGCGAGGCGTTTTGGATACATCTGGAAAGCCCCACGGCGGACGAGATCAAGGCGCTGATCGAAGAATTCGATTTGCCCGAAGACTTCATCACGGACCTCCAGGACGCGGATGAAACCAGCCGCATGGAATATGAGGATAACGCTGTCCTCGTGATCATGCGCGTGCCGCTCTATTACAGGCACCGTTCGGCCAGTTTAGCATTCACCACGGCGCCTTTGGGCGTGATCGCGGTGCAGGACAAGCTCATCACGGTGTCTTTCTTTGACAACGAAGTGCTCAACGTCTTTCTGGACTGCAAGCACAAGCCTTTCCGGATCACCCAGCAGAGTTTCCTGCTGCAGATCGCCCTGCGCATCTCGCTCTATTTCCTGCGCTTCCTGAAAGAGATAAACCGCCGCACCAACAAAATCGAAAGCGAACTAAGCCAAAGCCTGCGCAACCAGGAGCTCTTCCGCCTGCTGCGGCTGGAAAAGAGCCTGGTCTATTTCTCAACTTCGCTAAAATCGAACGAGATCATCCTGGAAAGGCTGCAGCGTTCGCGCTGGCTGAATCAGGACCCGGAATCCGAGGACCTGGTGGAGGACGTGATCATCGACAACACGCAGGCCATCGAGATGGCGAACATCCACAGCAGCATCCTGAGCGGAATGATGGATGCCTTTGCCTCCATCATTTCCAACAACCTGAACGTGGTGATGAAGTTCCTCACCTCCGTCACCATCATCCTTTCCGTGCCCACGCTCATTGCCAGCCTCTACGGCATGAACGTGAGACTGCCTCTGGAGGGGAATCCCCACGCCTTTTGGGCGGTGATCGGGATTTCCGTGCTGGCTTCGCTGGTGTTGGTCTTGATCTTCATCCGCAAAAAGTATTTTTAA
- the queD gene encoding 6-carboxytetrahydropterin synthase QueD produces MYKLSVTDSFSAAHRLCGYEGACSNLHGHNWTVRVALEAERLDNIGMAMDFGHIKALLKEITDGLDHTYLNDLPAFAEQNPTSENLARHIFERMAEALAGKPVRVTEVEVRESERSSVTYSHA; encoded by the coding sequence ATGTATAAACTTAGCGTTACCGATTCCTTCAGCGCCGCCCACCGCCTCTGCGGATATGAAGGCGCCTGCAGCAACCTGCACGGGCACAACTGGACCGTGCGGGTGGCCCTGGAAGCCGAGCGGCTCGACAATATCGGCATGGCCATGGATTTCGGCCATATCAAGGCTCTGCTCAAAGAAATCACCGACGGGCTGGACCACACTTATCTGAATGACCTCCCGGCCTTCGCAGAACAGAACCCCACCTCCGAAAACCTCGCCCGCCACATCTTTGAACGCATGGCGGAAGCGCTGGCCGGAAAACCGGTCCGGGTCACCGAGGTGGAGGTGCGCGAATCAGAGCGTTCCAGCGTGACTTATAGCCATGCTTAG
- a CDS encoding YihA family ribosome biogenesis GTP-binding protein has product MLRFVESFFVKSAVEPKDYPASAYPEFAVAGRSNVGKSTLINLLTERRKLAKTSSHPGKTRLLNFFLIRWKDDDAGKEGCLQLTDLPGYGFAEVSQAEQEKWRRMIHHYFSERQQLRGIIVLVDIRHEADPKDVQLLELLRLREIDHCVVATKADKIPKTKVARTLDLLGKGLGLQGMPLFPVSALKNTGLAPLYSWLGRHLN; this is encoded by the coding sequence ATGCTTAGGTTTGTTGAATCCTTTTTCGTAAAGAGCGCGGTGGAGCCGAAGGATTATCCCGCCAGTGCCTATCCTGAATTCGCTGTGGCGGGACGCAGCAACGTGGGCAAATCCACCCTCATCAACCTGCTCACGGAAAGGCGCAAACTGGCCAAAACCAGTTCCCACCCCGGCAAGACCCGCCTGCTCAACTTTTTCCTCATCCGCTGGAAGGACGATGACGCCGGAAAAGAGGGCTGTTTGCAGCTTACCGACCTTCCCGGCTACGGCTTCGCGGAAGTGAGCCAGGCGGAACAGGAAAAGTGGCGCAGGATGATCCATCACTATTTCAGCGAGCGCCAGCAACTGCGCGGAATCATCGTGCTGGTGGACATTCGCCACGAAGCCGACCCCAAGGACGTCCAACTGCTGGAATTGCTGCGCCTGCGCGAGATCGACCACTGCGTTGTGGCCACCAAGGCGGACAAGATTCCCAAAACCAAAGTGGCCAGGACCCTGGATTTGCTGGGCAAAGGGCTGGGCCTGCAAGGAATGCCGCTGTTCCCGGTCTCGGCCCTCAAAAACACCGGGCTGGCTCCGCTTTACTCCTGGCTTGGCAGGCATCTGAACTAA